The Trichosurus vulpecula isolate mTriVul1 chromosome 3, mTriVul1.pri, whole genome shotgun sequence genome includes a window with the following:
- the LOC118841910 gene encoding sepiapterin reductase-like — protein MEGILGRTLCIVTGASRGFGRSLAQLLAPRLAAGSALMLTARNKEALRTLSDELGKAKPDLQVLCVSADLGSEAGLQRLLEALPRPPDLQRLLLINNAGSLGDVSKNVVDFADPAEVNDYWALNVTSTLCLTSGVLRAFPPSPGLKRTVVNISSLCAVKPFKSWSLYCAGKAARNMMFSVLAEEEPSVRVLSYAPGPLDTDMYQEAEQKTKDLDMRQAVNNIRERQSLLDCAVSAQKLLDLLVGDTFESGAHTDFFDK, from the exons ATGGAGGGCATCCTGGGCCGGACCCTTTGCATCGTGACCGGGGCCTCCCGGGGCTTCGGCCGCAGCCTGGCCCAGCTGCTGGCCCCGAGGTTGGCCGCCGGCTCGGCGCTGATGCTGACCGCCCGCAACAAAGAGGCCCTGCGGACGCTGTCCGACGAGCTGGGGAAGGCGAAGCCGGACCTGCAGGTGCTGTGCGTGTCTGCCGATCTGGGCAGCGAGGCCGGGCTGCAGCGGCTGCTGGAGGCGTTGCCCCGGCCACCGGACTTGCAGCGGCTCCTGCTGATCAACAACGCTG gttccttAGGGGATGTGTCTAAAAATGTTGTGGACTTTGCTGACCcagcagaagtcaatgactactGGGCCCTGAATGTGACTTCCACTCTTTGTCTGACCTCTGGGGTGCTCAGGGCCTTCCCCCCCAGCCCTGGCCTGAAAAGAACTGTGGTCAACATCTCCTCCCTCTGTGCTGTGAAACCCTTCAAAAGCTGGAGCCTCTACTGTGCTGGCAAGGCTGCCCGAAACATGATGTTCAGTGTCTTGGCAGAGGAAGAACCCAGTGTGCGGGTGCTGAGCTATGCCCCAG GCCCTCTGGACACAGACATGTACCAGGAAGCTGAACAGAAAACCAAGGACTTGGATATGCGGCAGGCAGTGAACAACATAAGGGAGCGCCAGTCCCTGCTAGACTGTGCTGTTTCTGCCCAGAAGCTCCTGGACCTGCTGGTTGGGGACACCTTTGAGTCAGGGGCCCACACTGATTTCTTTGATAAGTAG
- the LOC118843720 gene encoding sepiapterin reductase-like has translation MEGILGRTLCIVTGASRGFGRSLALLLAPRLAAGSVLMLTARNKEALRTLSDELGKAKPDLQVLCVSADLGSEAGLQRLLEALPRPPDLQRLLLINNAGSLGDVSKNVVDFADPAEVNDYWALNVTSTLCLTSGVLRAFPPSPGLKRTVVNISSLCAVKPFKSWSLYCAGKAARNMMFSVLAEEEPSVRVLSYAPGPLDTDMQQEAGQRTKDLDVREAVSKLRERQSLLDCAVSAQKLLDLLVGDTFESGAHIDFFDK, from the exons ATGGAGGGCATCCTGGGCCGGACCCTTTGCATCGTGACCGGGGCCTCCCGGGGCTTCGGCCGCAGCCTGGCCCTGCTGCTGGCCCCGAGGTTGGCCGCCGGCTCGGTGCTGATGCTGACCGCCCGCAACAAAGAGGCCCTGCGGACGCTGTCCGACGAGCTGGGGAAGGCGAAGCCGGACCTGCAGGTGCTGTGCGTGTCTGCCGATCTGGGCAGCGAGGCCGGGCTGCAGCGGCTGCTGGAGGCGTTGCCCCGGCCACCGGACTTGCAGCGGCTCCTGCTGATCAACAACGCTG gttccTTAGGGGATGTGTCTAAAAATGTTGTGGACTTTGCTGACCcagcagaagtcaatgactactGGGCCCTGAATGTGACTTCCACTCTTTGTCTGACCTCTGGGGTGCTCAGGGCCTTCCCCCCCAGCCCTGGCCTGAAAAGAACTGTGGTCAACATCTCCTCCCTCTGTGCTGTGAAACCCTTCAAAAGCTGGAGCCTCTACTGTGCTGGCAAGGCTGCCCGAAACATGATGTTCAGTGTCTTGGCAGAGGAAGAACCCAGTGTGCGGGTGCTGAGCTATGCCCCAG GCCCTCTGGACACAGATATGCAGCAGGAAGCTGGACAGAGAACCAAGGACTTGGATGTGCGTGAGGCAGTGAGCAAGTTAAGGGAGCGCCAGTCCCTGCTAGACTGCGCTGTCTCTGCCCAGAAGCTCCTGGACCTGCTGGTGGGAGACACCTTTGAGTCGGGTGCCCACATTGATTTCTTTGATAAGTAG